A genomic region of Alistipes megaguti contains the following coding sequences:
- a CDS encoding ArdC family protein: MKNQNLIDAIAPRLTELMIQRIEHLETDWQKPWITDLAHGLPRNLRGTPYRAGNILMLLFLSGIAGYQTPIFMTFRQAKEEGLNILKGSLSFPVYFWKICIRHKETRRKIDLEEYRQLPKEARKQYEVIPIIRYYSVFNLDQTDMQEKQPERYAALTARAERKNYSDGMVCEPIDRMVEQQAWLCPIELRYGDRAYYTRLHDRVVCPLKELFPKGEAFYGTLLHEIAHSTGHAERLNRTMGTSFGDEEYAREELVAELTSALCGAMAGFATTPREENAAYLKGWLSQLRREPAYLFDILVDVNRAARMIFDHLETGADEIAEEETEAPAA, translated from the coding sequence ATGAAAAACCAGAATCTGATAGATGCCATAGCACCCCGACTGACGGAGCTGATGATCCAACGTATCGAACACCTCGAAACCGACTGGCAGAAACCGTGGATCACGGACCTCGCGCACGGTCTTCCCCGCAACCTGCGCGGTACGCCCTACCGGGCCGGGAATATCCTGATGCTGCTCTTTCTCTCGGGGATAGCGGGCTACCAAACGCCGATCTTTATGACCTTCCGGCAGGCCAAGGAGGAGGGGCTGAATATCCTCAAGGGCTCCCTGTCGTTCCCGGTCTACTTCTGGAAGATCTGCATCCGCCACAAGGAGACCCGCCGCAAGATCGACCTCGAGGAGTATCGCCAGCTTCCGAAGGAGGCCCGCAAACAGTACGAGGTCATTCCCATCATTCGCTACTATTCGGTCTTCAACCTCGACCAAACAGATATGCAAGAGAAGCAACCGGAACGCTATGCGGCGCTGACGGCCCGTGCCGAGCGGAAGAATTACTCCGACGGCATGGTCTGCGAGCCGATCGACCGGATGGTCGAGCAGCAGGCGTGGCTCTGCCCGATCGAACTCCGTTACGGCGACCGGGCTTACTACACGCGCTTGCACGATCGGGTTGTCTGCCCGCTCAAGGAGCTGTTCCCGAAGGGCGAGGCCTTTTACGGGACCCTGCTGCACGAGATCGCCCACAGTACGGGCCATGCCGAGCGTCTGAACCGCACGATGGGGACCAGCTTTGGCGACGAAGAGTATGCCCGCGAAGAGTTGGTTGCGGAGCTGACCTCGGCACTGTGCGGTGCCATGGCAGGCTTTGCCACGACGCCCCGCGAGGAGAATGCCGCCTATCTCAAAGGGTGGCTTTCGCAATTGCGCCGGGAGCCTGCCTACCTGTTCGATATTCTGGTCGATGTCAACCGGGCCGCCCGGATGATCTTCGACCATCTGGAGACCGGAGCCGACGAAATTGCAGAAGAGGAGACTGAAGCTCCGGCTGCATAA